In the genome of Taurinivorans muris, one region contains:
- a CDS encoding D-alanine--D-alanine ligase family protein gives MDVLLIAGGWSPEREISLLGAKGIEKVLSERGHTVTFFNLSDGFEALIPLAEKAEVAFINLHGSPGEDGLVQALLSRLNCPYQGSNAEGSFLALHKYAAKSLFQAHGLNTVKGMFLPAMPENLEEIEAKLSYPMFVKSNNGGSSIHLYRVTDRQELKNALETMFGIGLEILIEELAEGKEVTCGVLDGKALPPVLIESKAEFFDYTNKYSADGAAEICPAPIGAEATRKIQEMALKAHNALGLSDYSRSDFILTKEGIPYILEVNTLPGMTSASLVPKEAKEIGLSFGELIEKLLKLAKKKKNGYR, from the coding sequence ATGGATGTATTGCTTATCGCAGGCGGTTGGTCACCGGAACGTGAAATTTCCCTGCTCGGGGCGAAAGGCATTGAAAAAGTCTTATCGGAACGCGGGCACACCGTAACGTTTTTCAACCTTTCAGACGGATTTGAAGCCCTTATCCCCCTTGCGGAAAAAGCGGAAGTCGCCTTTATCAATCTACACGGTTCTCCCGGAGAAGACGGACTCGTGCAAGCGCTTCTATCCCGCCTGAATTGCCCGTATCAAGGTTCAAATGCCGAAGGCTCTTTTCTGGCTTTGCACAAATACGCCGCCAAAAGTTTATTCCAAGCCCACGGGCTGAACACGGTAAAAGGCATGTTTTTACCTGCCATGCCTGAAAATTTGGAAGAAATCGAAGCGAAACTCTCCTATCCCATGTTCGTAAAATCCAACAACGGCGGTTCAAGCATACATTTATACCGCGTCACCGACAGGCAGGAGCTGAAAAACGCCCTTGAAACCATGTTCGGCATCGGTTTGGAAATTTTAATCGAAGAACTTGCCGAAGGAAAGGAAGTGACCTGCGGCGTGCTTGACGGCAAAGCGCTGCCTCCCGTTCTGATTGAATCAAAAGCGGAATTTTTCGACTACACCAATAAGTATTCCGCAGACGGCGCGGCGGAAATCTGCCCGGCTCCCATCGGAGCGGAAGCGACCCGGAAGATACAGGAAATGGCGCTCAAAGCCCATAACGCATTGGGGCTTTCCGATTACAGCCGTTCCGATTTCATTCTGACAAAAGAAGGTATTCCTTACATTTTGGAAGTGAACACGCTTCCCGGAATGACTTCCGCCAGCCTTGTTCCGAAAGAAGCGAAAGAAATCGGGCTCAGCTTCGGCGAACTTATTGAAAAACTGCTCAAACTTGCCAAAAAGAAGAAAAATGGATACCGATAA
- a CDS encoding HD domain-containing protein: MLPMQLKPNIAFPYKEEWNVPTIRECYRIWEKYQMMHHIREHCLTVAQVALTLAKRFGTAGYPLREDMVLASALLHDIAKSYTIYFGGDHALLGAAWVMQETQNPAIAQAVLAHVIWFFDEGGQAIENNPCTLPNLISYADKRVRHDKVVSLSDRFQDLLKRYGTSEEKIRLINMNYAQSQKIEDALIRSGVDIELEQSRLVRVQNTKRKK; the protein is encoded by the coding sequence ATGCTGCCCATGCAATTGAAACCGAATATTGCATTTCCTTACAAAGAAGAATGGAACGTGCCGACCATAAGGGAATGTTACCGTATTTGGGAAAAATACCAAATGATGCACCACATCAGGGAACATTGCCTTACCGTTGCGCAAGTCGCTTTGACGCTTGCGAAACGTTTCGGCACTGCGGGATACCCTTTGCGCGAGGATATGGTGCTCGCCTCCGCGCTTCTTCACGACATAGCCAAAAGTTACACCATTTATTTCGGCGGCGACCATGCCCTTTTGGGAGCCGCGTGGGTTATGCAGGAAACGCAGAACCCCGCCATCGCCCAAGCTGTCCTCGCCCATGTCATCTGGTTTTTCGACGAAGGCGGACAAGCCATTGAAAACAATCCCTGCACGCTTCCGAATTTGATTTCCTATGCGGACAAACGGGTCCGGCATGATAAGGTCGTCAGCCTTTCCGACCGCTTTCAGGACCTTTTAAAACGCTACGGCACAAGTGAGGAAAAAATTCGCCTGATCAACATGAATTATGCGCAAAGCCAAAAAATCGAAGACGCGCTGATCCGCTCCGGAGTGGATATAGAATTGGAACAAAGCCGCTTGGTGCGGGTACAAAATACGAAACGCAAAAAATAA
- the dut gene encoding dUTP diphosphatase yields MALAKIQYLRDSKTVYGEKGACPATSRSCGMDLRAAFPEKSIEIPAGGRHPVPTGIALEICQENTAAFLYSRSGLGAKTGLAVAQGVGVIDPDYRGEIIAYMLNTSQNSVTVEQGDRIAQLVFQPYFPISLEEAEELSPTERGCGGYGHTGKK; encoded by the coding sequence ATGGCGCTTGCAAAAATCCAATATTTGCGCGACAGCAAAACAGTATACGGTGAAAAAGGCGCTTGCCCCGCAACAAGCCGGTCCTGCGGCATGGACCTGCGGGCGGCTTTCCCGGAAAAAAGCATAGAAATTCCGGCAGGCGGACGTCATCCTGTTCCCACGGGCATAGCCCTTGAGATTTGTCAGGAAAATACCGCCGCTTTTCTTTATTCCCGCAGCGGATTGGGGGCGAAAACAGGACTTGCCGTCGCTCAGGGCGTCGGCGTTATCGACCCTGATTACCGCGGAGAAATAATCGCTTACATGCTGAATACTTCCCAAAATTCCGTAACCGTCGAGCAAGGGGACAGGATAGCCCAGCTTGTCTTCCAGCCCTATTTTCCCATAAGCCTTGAAGAGGCGGAGGAGCTTTCTCCCACGGAACGGGGCTGCGGGGGCTACGGACATACGGGAAAAAAATAA
- a CDS encoding tRNA lysidine(34) synthetase: MGKKLHYSQEQCVRSAGKLMQNTGMLKPYARVGIAVSGGVDSFVLLKVMQLRRQITPFPFEIMAIHINAGFDPLCHAPLAAWLEKENIPYHAEVTEHGLLAHSEENRTKSPCYYCAFLRRKRLFELCREHNLSHLAFGHNADDLVSTFLLNLVQTGRIDGMSMCEPFFGGLLTVIRPLAMVEKQHIIKAAKLWELPIFSNPCPSANTTKRTDLLVKLDEFCKESQNGRRNVYQGIIRWQLQKHLLKPEEQLDLSSFIAERQAKSKRQKEERALRETEENE, encoded by the coding sequence ATGGGAAAAAAGCTTCATTATTCGCAAGAGCAGTGCGTACGCTCCGCCGGCAAGCTCATGCAGAACACGGGCATGCTCAAACCCTACGCCCGCGTGGGAATTGCCGTTTCCGGAGGAGTGGATTCCTTTGTTCTGCTCAAAGTCATGCAGCTGCGCAGGCAAATCACCCCTTTTCCCTTTGAAATCATGGCGATACACATCAATGCGGGCTTCGATCCCCTTTGCCATGCCCCGCTCGCCGCATGGCTTGAAAAGGAAAACATTCCTTACCATGCGGAAGTCACAGAGCATGGGCTCCTTGCCCATTCCGAAGAAAACCGCACGAAATCGCCCTGCTACTACTGCGCTTTTTTACGGCGGAAACGTTTGTTTGAACTTTGCAGGGAACACAATCTGAGCCATTTGGCTTTCGGACATAATGCCGACGACCTTGTGTCCACGTTTTTGCTTAATCTCGTGCAGACGGGACGCATTGACGGAATGAGCATGTGCGAACCGTTTTTCGGGGGCTTGCTCACAGTGATCCGCCCTCTCGCCATGGTGGAGAAACAGCATATCATAAAAGCCGCCAAGCTTTGGGAACTGCCGATTTTTTCCAATCCCTGCCCCTCCGCCAACACGACAAAACGCACGGACCTATTGGTTAAGCTTGACGAATTCTGCAAAGAAAGCCAAAACGGCAGACGCAATGTTTACCAAGGCATAATCCGCTGGCAGCTGCAAAAACATCTTTTAAAACCGGAAGAACAGCTTGATTTGAGCTCCTTTATCGCGGAACGCCAAGCAAAAAGCAAACGCCAAAAAGAAGAGCGGGCTTTGCGGGAAACAGAGGAAAACGAATAA
- a CDS encoding leucyl aminopeptidase: MQKTDDANLDIEFQIQGQWKTDLALAFAFEGEGVDDACHFTQNAAPWLSIAPQWRDFKGKKDERIVLYGPPAMEISRCMVLGLGETKDLTLEDMRFSFAKAVTACQDLGLEHIGIDIVSMARIGAKLGVTRDDMAKELALAAKLALYSYTAFKKKTEKPTLRKLFFLLDDDFCDDSLKKAVRYAEAEALGIYLARDLANAPANAATPDYFAQKAEETALYHNFQCTVLKKEEIENENMRAFLAVAKGSAQEPRFVILEYRPHTADKEMNPLVLVGKGITFDSGGICLKPSAGMEEMKGDMSGAAAVLGAFETLGRLGMSGIFPKRPVIGVMPLCENMPSGTAVKPGDIVFAKTGKSIEIINTDAEGRLILADALAYAEEKYQPHMIVDIATLTGACAVALGEGAAGVFSPDDNLARNVAERGSALFERSWQLPVWKHLMKELKSNVADIKNAGSRYGGSLTAALFLKEFVGEEQAWVHIDMAAADNADNTLNPKGATGFGVRTLVDLSFME; encoded by the coding sequence ATGCAGAAAACAGATGACGCAAACCTCGATATAGAATTTCAAATCCAAGGTCAATGGAAAACAGATTTGGCTCTTGCGTTCGCCTTTGAAGGCGAGGGTGTCGACGATGCCTGCCATTTTACCCAAAATGCCGCCCCATGGCTGAGCATAGCCCCCCAGTGGCGTGATTTTAAAGGAAAAAAAGACGAACGCATTGTTTTGTACGGTCCTCCCGCCATGGAAATTTCCCGCTGTATGGTGCTCGGACTTGGGGAAACAAAGGATTTAACCTTGGAAGACATGCGCTTTTCCTTTGCAAAAGCCGTAACCGCCTGTCAGGATTTAGGCTTGGAACACATCGGCATCGATATTGTTTCCATGGCGCGGATCGGAGCGAAACTTGGCGTAACCCGTGACGATATGGCAAAAGAACTCGCCCTTGCAGCCAAGCTCGCCTTGTATTCCTACACCGCTTTCAAGAAAAAAACGGAAAAGCCGACGCTCCGCAAGCTTTTCTTCCTGCTGGACGACGATTTTTGTGACGACAGCCTGAAAAAGGCGGTACGCTATGCGGAAGCCGAAGCCCTTGGCATTTACCTCGCCCGCGACCTTGCCAACGCTCCCGCCAATGCCGCAACACCGGATTATTTCGCCCAAAAAGCGGAAGAAACCGCCCTTTATCATAATTTTCAATGCACCGTGCTCAAAAAAGAAGAAATAGAAAACGAAAACATGCGCGCATTCTTGGCTGTGGCGAAAGGCTCCGCCCAGGAACCGCGTTTCGTGATTTTGGAATACCGCCCCCATACCGCGGATAAGGAAATGAACCCCCTTGTCCTTGTGGGCAAGGGCATAACCTTTGACTCCGGAGGCATTTGCCTGAAACCGAGCGCCGGCATGGAAGAGATGAAAGGGGACATGAGCGGAGCCGCCGCCGTGCTCGGAGCCTTTGAAACCCTCGGCAGGCTCGGCATGAGCGGAATTTTCCCGAAACGTCCCGTTATCGGCGTCATGCCTTTGTGCGAGAATATGCCAAGCGGAACCGCCGTAAAACCCGGTGACATCGTTTTTGCCAAAACAGGAAAAAGCATTGAAATTATCAATACCGATGCCGAGGGCAGACTGATTTTGGCAGACGCCCTTGCGTATGCGGAAGAAAAATACCAACCTCACATGATTGTTGACATCGCAACCCTTACAGGTGCCTGCGCCGTTGCTCTCGGCGAGGGTGCCGCAGGCGTTTTCAGCCCTGACGACAACCTTGCCCGAAACGTTGCGGAGCGCGGCAGCGCTCTTTTTGAACGCTCTTGGCAGCTCCCCGTTTGGAAGCATTTGATGAAAGAGCTGAAAAGCAATGTTGCCGATATAAAAAATGCCGGTTCCCGTTACGGCGGCTCTTTGACGGCAGCCCTTTTCCTCAAAGAATTCGTAGGGGAAGAGCAGGCTTGGGTGCATATCGACATGGCAGCCGCAGACAATGCCGACAACACCCTCAATCCGAAAGGCGCAACCGGTTTTGGCGTCCGCACCCTTGTTGATTTGAGTTTCATGGAATAG
- a CDS encoding pseudouridine synthase produces the protein MYKVYYAPTQNATKKNGKMEDKKVRLNKALADAGICSRRKADELIFAGLVTVNGQKADTPALRIDTKNDIVLCQGRKVFFSARKKTCVLMLHKPVSVVSTVKDPEGRKTVLDFLPPAYKTRRIYPVGRLDFFSEGLLLLTDDGELANRLMHPRWHMPRVYHVKVRLPDKGYDLQKTVNLMEKGMKLAEGEELAPVRVRLLKTPKSEQEKRELWLEFTLSQGINRQIRRMCRDTDLTILTLKRVQQGPLLLGDLPKGEVRGLTAGELRDLRRLVGLTE, from the coding sequence ATGTATAAAGTATATTATGCCCCTACGCAAAACGCAACAAAAAAGAATGGAAAAATGGAAGATAAAAAAGTACGCCTCAACAAAGCCCTTGCCGATGCCGGAATTTGTTCGCGCAGAAAAGCCGATGAGCTTATTTTCGCAGGTCTTGTCACCGTGAACGGGCAAAAAGCGGACACGCCGGCTTTGCGTATCGACACGAAAAACGATATTGTCCTTTGCCAAGGGAGAAAAGTTTTTTTCTCAGCACGGAAAAAAACGTGCGTCCTTATGCTGCATAAGCCCGTGAGCGTCGTCAGCACGGTCAAAGACCCGGAAGGACGCAAAACCGTACTCGATTTTCTTCCTCCCGCCTATAAGACAAGACGCATATACCCCGTGGGACGGCTGGACTTTTTTTCCGAAGGGCTCTTGCTTTTGACCGACGACGGAGAACTTGCCAACAGGCTTATGCACCCGCGCTGGCACATGCCCCGCGTTTATCACGTGAAGGTGAGACTTCCCGATAAAGGATATGATTTGCAAAAAACCGTGAACCTTATGGAAAAAGGCATGAAACTGGCAGAGGGGGAAGAGCTCGCCCCTGTGCGGGTCCGTCTTCTCAAAACGCCGAAAAGCGAACAGGAAAAACGTGAACTCTGGCTTGAATTTACTTTGTCCCAAGGTATAAACAGACAAATCCGGCGCATGTGCCGCGATACGGATTTAACGATACTGACCCTGAAACGCGTGCAGCAAGGTCCGCTCCTTTTGGGAGATTTGCCAAAAGGCGAAGTCCGCGGACTGACAGCCGGGGAACTGCGGGATTTACGGCGGCTTGTCGGTTTAACAGAATAA
- a CDS encoding lysophospholipid acyltransferase family protein, with protein sequence MIEKSKQIIKNKAGNLRRKIRDLFRTSDFCVDLLVRFYKVFCKSLRYDEKTRVKIAEQDDVAARRKQGEDVKGTPVVLCLWHDELFPLIYLRKDLDIVCIVSSSKDGAILEKFMRKLGLRTAAGSSRRGGLKALLHAAKLMKDGTVHACITVDGPMGPRHKAKDGAFLLAQKASAKIMPVRLNMENSYAFPSWDKFQIPLPFSKVEVFFGEGFFVTEELTEEYLAVCRKRLEEELTGLLPQKP encoded by the coding sequence ATGATAGAAAAATCAAAACAAATCATTAAAAATAAAGCGGGAAATTTGCGCCGGAAAATCCGCGACTTGTTCAGAACTTCTGATTTTTGCGTTGATTTGCTCGTGCGTTTTTACAAGGTGTTTTGCAAGTCTTTGCGGTATGACGAAAAAACACGCGTAAAAATCGCCGAGCAGGACGATGTGGCGGCAAGACGGAAACAAGGCGAAGATGTCAAGGGGACGCCGGTCGTTCTTTGTCTTTGGCATGACGAACTGTTTCCGCTTATCTATTTGCGGAAGGATTTGGATATCGTCTGCATTGTGAGCAGCAGCAAAGACGGTGCGATTTTAGAAAAATTCATGCGGAAACTGGGTTTGCGCACGGCGGCGGGTTCCAGCAGACGCGGAGGGCTGAAAGCTCTTTTGCATGCCGCAAAACTTATGAAAGACGGCACTGTTCATGCCTGTATCACTGTTGACGGTCCGATGGGTCCGCGCCACAAGGCGAAAGACGGCGCTTTTTTGCTCGCCCAAAAAGCGAGCGCGAAAATAATGCCCGTGCGTCTTAATATGGAAAATTCCTATGCGTTCCCCAGTTGGGATAAGTTTCAAATTCCTTTGCCTTTCAGCAAAGTGGAGGTTTTTTTCGGGGAAGGTTTTTTTGTGACGGAAGAATTGACGGAAGAATATTTGGCTGTATGCCGGAAACGTCTTGAAGAAGAGCTGACGGGACTTTTGCCGCAAAAACCGTGA
- the ruvA gene encoding Holliday junction branch migration protein RuvA, with protein sequence MIAYLEGKFLQKTAQSIIIATRYGIGYEVFIPQGMALPAAGEELALYTAFVVREDAQELFGFATFEERETFKMLTTINRVGARTALAILSVYRPDDLRRIVAQDDVNALTRVSGIGKQTGQKIFLELKYKFKADTQLSAVMRPAANSGVYSDALTGLLNLGYDAQSAGEVLAEVLQKEPDLAVGEALRAALKTMAKKK encoded by the coding sequence ATGATAGCCTATCTTGAGGGGAAATTTTTACAAAAGACAGCGCAAAGCATAATTATCGCAACCCGTTACGGCATAGGCTATGAAGTTTTCATTCCGCAGGGCATGGCGCTGCCCGCCGCGGGCGAAGAGCTCGCCCTGTATACGGCTTTCGTGGTGCGTGAGGACGCCCAGGAGCTTTTTGGCTTCGCCACCTTTGAAGAGCGCGAAACCTTTAAAATGCTTACGACCATAAACAGGGTCGGCGCGAGAACGGCTCTTGCGATTTTATCCGTGTACAGACCTGACGATTTGCGGCGGATCGTGGCGCAGGACGATGTCAACGCCCTTACCAGGGTTTCAGGTATCGGCAAGCAGACAGGACAGAAGATTTTTCTGGAATTGAAATATAAATTCAAAGCCGATACCCAATTAAGCGCCGTAATGCGTCCTGCCGCAAACTCCGGTGTTTACAGCGACGCTTTGACAGGGCTTCTCAATCTTGGTTATGATGCGCAAAGTGCCGGCGAAGTGCTGGCGGAAGTTTTGCAGAAAGAACCCGACCTTGCCGTGGGCGAAGCTTTGAGGGCGGCTCTCAAAACCATGGCTAAAAAGAAATGA
- the ruvB gene encoding Holliday junction branch migration DNA helicase RuvB yields MDESVRPRRLAEFVGQSELRKNLQVYLDAAKKRGRAMDHLLFYGNPGLGKTTLAHIIASELGVNIVSTSGPALMRGGDLASILSNLQANDVFFIDEIHRMPMQVEEVLYPAMEDFKLDLVIGQGPAAKTIKIDVEPFTLVGATTRLGLLSAPLRDRFGIISRLEFYTPQELSEVVLRAGKILGVKINGDAAMEIGKRSRGTPRIANRLLRRVRDFASVFGEGSIDEEQTRHALSRLDVDEMGLDEMDRKILSILIEHYDGGPVGLKTLAVACSEEMRTIEEIYEPYLIQCGLIKRTPQGRVVTARAYKHMGHLG; encoded by the coding sequence ATGGACGAATCCGTGCGCCCCAGACGCTTGGCTGAATTTGTCGGACAAAGCGAATTGCGGAAAAATCTGCAGGTTTATTTGGACGCCGCCAAAAAACGCGGACGGGCTATGGACCACTTGCTTTTTTATGGCAATCCCGGACTCGGAAAAACCACGCTCGCCCATATCATCGCTTCGGAACTCGGTGTCAACATTGTTTCCACTTCCGGTCCCGCTCTTATGCGCGGAGGGGATTTAGCCTCCATTTTGTCCAATTTGCAAGCCAATGATGTTTTTTTTATCGATGAAATACACCGTATGCCCATGCAGGTTGAAGAAGTGCTTTATCCCGCCATGGAGGATTTCAAGCTCGATCTTGTGATAGGGCAGGGACCCGCCGCCAAAACCATTAAGATTGATGTCGAGCCTTTTACTCTGGTGGGGGCGACCACGCGGCTCGGACTTCTGTCCGCACCGCTTCGTGACCGTTTCGGCATTATCAGCCGTTTGGAGTTTTACACGCCTCAGGAGTTGTCGGAAGTCGTTCTGCGTGCGGGAAAAATTCTAGGGGTGAAAATCAATGGGGACGCCGCCATGGAAATCGGCAAACGTTCGCGGGGCACTCCGCGTATCGCCAACAGACTGCTTCGGCGCGTGCGTGATTTCGCCAGCGTTTTCGGAGAGGGCTCCATTGACGAAGAGCAGACCAGACACGCCCTTTCCCGTCTTGATGTGGATGAAATGGGGCTTGATGAAATGGACAGAAAAATTTTGTCCATTCTTATCGAACATTATGACGGCGGACCCGTTGGTCTGAAAACCCTTGCCGTCGCCTGTTCCGAAGAAATGCGGACCATTGAGGAAATTTACGAGCCTTATCTCATCCAATGCGGGCTGATCAAACGAACCCCCCAAGGCAGGGTGGTGACGGCGCGTGCTTACAAGCATATGGGACATTTGGGATAA
- the thyX gene encoding FAD-dependent thymidylate synthase, whose translation MPQAHLQVKILAHTPDPLSVIYASFRQCYHQGYVGDMWERLQNGEISTEKQAEFVRNIITSGHESPIEHVTFTFALSGVSRALTHQLVRHRIASYSQQSQRYVDAGGMEYILPPSIKRNPEILARYEDFMEEVGKAYHDIKTMLEEDGRGSLAKEDARMVLPQAAASNIVVTMNCRSLLNFFEHRCCTRAQWEIRDCANKMLLECRKVLPEIFKSAGAKCERLGYCPEGEKFCCGRYPVRHSDKA comes from the coding sequence ATGCCGCAAGCTCATTTACAAGTGAAAATACTCGCCCATACTCCCGACCCCCTTTCCGTCATTTATGCCTCTTTTCGGCAATGTTATCATCAAGGCTATGTGGGCGATATGTGGGAACGCCTGCAAAACGGGGAAATCAGCACGGAAAAGCAAGCGGAATTCGTGCGCAATATCATTACGTCCGGGCACGAAAGCCCCATTGAGCATGTGACGTTCACGTTCGCCCTTTCAGGGGTTTCGCGCGCTTTGACGCACCAGCTCGTGCGTCACCGCATAGCTTCGTATTCACAGCAAAGCCAGCGTTATGTGGACGCCGGCGGCATGGAGTACATTTTGCCTCCGAGCATAAAAAGAAACCCTGAAATATTAGCCCGTTACGAGGATTTTATGGAGGAAGTCGGCAAGGCGTACCATGACATAAAAACCATGCTTGAAGAGGACGGCAGGGGAAGCTTGGCAAAGGAAGACGCCCGCATGGTTTTGCCGCAGGCCGCCGCAAGCAATATCGTCGTGACAATGAACTGCCGTTCCCTGCTCAATTTTTTCGAACACCGCTGCTGCACGAGGGCGCAATGGGAAATCAGGGATTGCGCCAATAAAATGCTTTTGGAGTGCCGCAAGGTTTTGCCGGAAATTTTCAAGAGCGCGGGGGCGAAATGCGAACGGCTCGGCTATTGCCCGGAAGGCGAGAAATTTTGCTGCGGGCGTTATCCCGTCCGGCATTCGGACAAAGCATGA
- a CDS encoding GNAT family N-acetyltransferase — translation MSLTFRRAQPEDMGLLLSLIKELARYEHLEREVTATEEILSEWLFAKKKAEVIFPMLENEAIGYVLYFYNFSTFLGKAGIYVEDLFIRPEFRHKGHGKALLRHIARKAEAEGLGRVEWACLDWNEPSIAFYLSLGAVSMQGWSAYRLTGQKLTAFAQTRDE, via the coding sequence ATGTCATTAACATTCAGGCGCGCACAGCCCGAAGATATGGGCTTGCTTCTTTCGCTCATCAAAGAACTTGCCAGGTATGAACACCTTGAGCGTGAAGTGACGGCGACGGAAGAAATTTTATCCGAATGGCTTTTTGCCAAAAAGAAAGCGGAAGTGATTTTTCCCATGCTTGAAAATGAAGCAATCGGGTATGTTTTGTATTTTTATAATTTTTCCACGTTCTTAGGCAAAGCGGGCATCTATGTTGAAGATTTGTTCATCAGACCGGAATTCCGGCATAAGGGCCACGGCAAAGCGCTTTTGCGGCATATCGCCCGAAAAGCCGAAGCCGAGGGGCTGGGCAGGGTGGAATGGGCTTGCCTTGATTGGAATGAACCGAGCATAGCGTTTTATTTGTCCTTAGGGGCTGTATCTATGCAAGGTTGGTCGGCGTACCGTTTGACCGGTCAAAAACTTACGGCGTTTGCCCAAACAAGAGATGAATAA
- the tsaE gene encoding tRNA (adenosine(37)-N6)-threonylcarbamoyltransferase complex ATPase subunit type 1 TsaE gives MRNSCSLTLANLEDTEKFAQMAAKTLLDLKEKGRLLQTVYLLGEMGVGKTAFTRAFVGSLPNAENAEVASPSFTLCHEYPTNPEIYHADLYRLPDCADLPEELQNIGKNAVLLLEWAERLHPGAKAGNRLEILFAKENLNPAQKNASQNIDNFVNVCELKRHVNIVAHGDIASEFLQLLTKKLQNCFFIS, from the coding sequence ATGCGAAATTCTTGTTCACTAACCTTGGCAAACCTTGAAGATACGGAAAAATTCGCGCAAATGGCGGCAAAAACCCTGCTTGATTTGAAAGAAAAAGGCAGATTATTGCAGACCGTTTATCTGCTTGGTGAAATGGGAGTCGGCAAAACCGCTTTCACCCGCGCTTTTGTCGGTTCGCTTCCCAATGCCGAAAATGCCGAAGTCGCAAGCCCGAGCTTTACGCTTTGCCATGAATATCCCACAAATCCGGAAATTTATCACGCCGATTTATATCGTCTGCCCGACTGCGCCGATTTGCCGGAAGAACTGCAAAATATCGGCAAAAATGCCGTGCTGCTGCTGGAATGGGCGGAACGTCTGCACCCCGGAGCAAAAGCCGGAAACCGCTTGGAAATTCTTTTTGCAAAAGAAAATTTAAACCCGGCGCAAAAAAATGCCTCTCAAAATATAGACAATTTTGTGAATGTGTGCGAATTAAAAAGGCATGTTAATATTGTAGCCCATGGGGATATTGCGTCAGAGTTTCTTCAGCTCCTGACAAAAAAATTACAAAATTGTTTTTTTATTTCCTGA
- a CDS encoding aspartate kinase — MKVLVQKFGGSSVADLECMKKVRAKVLDAVAQGYKVVVVLSARAGQTNKLVEMAYQWSDEPNPAEYDALLATGEQESIALFSMLLNDAGVKARSMVGYQVPVLTDNSYGSARIISIEAGHFLSELERFDVVVMAGFQGYSMENRITTLGRGGSDTSAVAIAAALSAEIGTVDCHIYTDVDGVYTTDPRMVPKATKIPKISYDEMLEMASMGAKVLQIRSVEFAKKYKVPVWVRSTFTNDEGTLVTQEDESMMESVMVSGVAFDKDQVRITILGVPDQPGVSAALFAPLADHEILVDMIVQKASREGITDMTYTVSHKDLKRALVYTEKVAEEIGAQGIEYDDQVAKVSVIGVGMRNHSGVAAIAFSALHKANINILMISTSEIKISCLIHANELEKAVRTLHTTFGLDGE; from the coding sequence ATGAAAGTATTGGTTCAAAAATTTGGCGGTTCATCTGTGGCTGACCTTGAGTGCATGAAAAAAGTGCGCGCAAAGGTTTTGGACGCAGTGGCACAGGGGTATAAAGTTGTTGTCGTTCTCTCTGCCCGTGCGGGACAAACCAATAAGCTTGTGGAAATGGCATATCAATGGTCCGATGAACCGAATCCGGCGGAATATGATGCGCTGCTCGCGACGGGGGAACAGGAGTCCATCGCCCTTTTCAGTATGCTTTTGAATGATGCGGGCGTGAAGGCGCGTTCCATGGTAGGCTATCAAGTGCCTGTTTTGACGGATAATTCTTATGGCTCCGCGCGTATCATTTCCATAGAAGCCGGACATTTCCTTTCCGAACTGGAACGGTTCGACGTTGTCGTCATGGCAGGTTTCCAGGGGTATAGCATGGAAAACAGAATCACAACCTTGGGACGGGGCGGCTCCGACACTTCCGCCGTCGCCATTGCGGCAGCCCTCAGCGCTGAAATCGGAACCGTCGATTGCCACATTTATACCGATGTGGACGGTGTTTACACCACCGACCCGCGCATGGTGCCGAAAGCGACGAAAATTCCTAAAATTTCCTATGACGAAATGCTGGAAATGGCTTCCATGGGGGCGAAGGTTCTGCAAATCCGTTCTGTGGAATTTGCGAAAAAATATAAGGTGCCGGTTTGGGTACGTTCAACTTTTACCAATGATGAAGGGACGCTTGTAACGCAGGAGGATGAATCTATGATGGAATCAGTTATGGTTTCCGGGGTGGCTTTTGACAAAGACCAAGTACGTATAACTATTTTGGGCGTACCGGACCAGCCGGGTGTTTCTGCCGCCTTGTTCGCACCTCTTGCGGACCATGAGATTCTTGTGGATATGATTGTTCAAAAAGCGAGCCGCGAAGGCATTACCGACATGACATACACGGTATCCCATAAGGATTTGAAACGCGCTTTGGTCTATACGGAAAAAGTTGCCGAAGAAATCGGCGCCCAAGGCATTGAATACGATGACCAAGTCGCCAAGGTTTCCGTTATCGGCGTCGGTATGCGCAACCACAGCGGGGTTGCTGCAATCGCTTTTTCCGCCCTTCATAAGGCGAATATCAATATTTTGATGATCAGCACCTCCGAAATTAAGATTTCCTGCCTCATCCATGCGAATGAACTGGAAAAAGCGGTGCGAACCCTGCATACAACTTTCGGACTTGACGGCGAATGA